The window CGCGGGCCCGGCGTTCGTGGCGCCGCAGACCCGGCGGCTGGACGGCGAGGTGCGCGAGGCGTACGTACCCCCGCTGGTCCTGCCGGTGACGCACGGCTCGCTGGCCGACCTGCCGTTCGAGAACGCGAGCGCGGACCCGGGGCGACGGGTCATCAGCCGCCCCGACGCCGACGGCGGCTGGACGCATCTGACGGCCGCGCAGTTCGCCGAACAGGTAAGCGCGGTGGCCAAGGGCCTGATCGCGGAGGGCCTGGCACCGGGCGACCGGATCGCGGTCATGGCGCGCACACGGTACGAGTGGACCCTCCTGGACTTCGCCGCGTGGGCCGCCGGCCTGGTCACGGTCCCCGTCTACCCCACGTCCTCCCTCTTCCAGGTCCGCTCGATCCTCCAGGACTCCGGCGCGGTCGCCCTGGTGACGGAGAAGGCCCGGCAGGCGGCGGCCCTCGGCCCGGAACGTGAGCGCCTGCTGGACCTCCGGCATGTGTGGGTCATGGAGCAGGGCCACCTCGACCGCCTGGCGGAGTGCGGAGCGGGCGTACCGGACCAGGAGGTCACCGTGCGCCGGGGCGTCCTCGGGCCCGACACGCTGGCCACCCTGGTCTACACCTCGGGCACGACCGGCCGCCCCAAAGGCTGCGCGCTGAGCCACGGCAACTTCCTGGCGGAGGTCGACAACGCCATCGAGGTCCTCTACCCGGCCTTCAAGGCGAAGACGTCGGAGGAGGCCTCGACGCTCCTCTTCCTGCCCCTCTCCCACGTCTTCGGCCGGATGGTCGCGGTGGCCTGCGTCCGCGCGGGCGTCAGGCTCGGCCACGCGCCGAGCCTGAAGTCGGAGCACCTGCTGGCGGACCTGGCGAGCTTCCGGCCGACGTTCCTGCTGGCCATCCCGTACATGCTGGAGAAGGTCTACAACAACGCGCGCGCCACCGCCGAGCGCGGCGGCCGGGCCTCGTCCTTCGACCGCGCGGCCGACGTGGCCTGCCGGTACGGCGAGGCGGCCGAGGCCCGCCGGCACGGCACGGGCCCCGGACCCGGCCGCGCCCTGAAGACGGCCCGCGCCTTCTACGACGCCCTCCTCTACCGCCGTATCCGGGCCGCGCTCGGCGGCCGTCTGCGCTACCTCATCTGCGGCGGCTCCCCGCTGGGCCGCCGTCTGGCCGCGTTCTACGAGGGCGCCGGCGTCGAGGTGTACGAGGGCTACGGCCTGACCGAGTCGACGGGAGCGGCCACCGTGACGCCCCCGCAGAAACCCCGTCTGGGCACGGTCGGCTGGCCGCTGCCGGGCACACGGATACGCATCGCGGCGGACGGCGAGGTGCTGCTGGCCGGCGGCCAGGTCTTCCGCGGCTACTGGAACCCGCACGCGGGCGGGGTGGTACCGGCGACGCACGACGGCTGGTTCCCCACAGGCGACATCGGACGCCTGGACGACGACGGCTACCTGACGATCACGGGCCGCAAAAAGGAAATCCTGATCACCGCGGGCGGCAAGAACGTCGCCCCGGCCCCGCTGGAGAACTGGCTCCGCGCCCATCCGCTGATCTCCCAGTGCATGGTGCTGGGCGACCGCCGCCCCTACATCTCCGCCCTGATCACCCTGGACCCCGAAGGCATCGCCCACTGGCGGCAGATGAACGGCAAGCCGCCCGTCCCCGCCGAACTCCTCGTCGACGACCCCGGCTTGGCGGCGGTCCTGCAGCGTGCCGTGGACGAGGCGAACAAGCTCGTCTCCCGCCCCGAGTCCATTCGCCGCTTCACCGTGCTCCCCGTGGACTTCACGGAACGGGAGGGCCACCTGACCCCGTCGATGAAGCTCCGCCGGGAGGTGATCCTGCGCGACTTCGCGCGGGAGGTGGAGGGGCTGTACGCCTAGGGTCCGCTGTATTCACGGGAGCGTTCCGGGAGCGTTCGGAGGGCGTTTCGAGGGCGTTCCGAGGGTCCGGGGAAAGAGTTTCCCGGGAATTCACCGGGCGTTATGTCCAGGGTTCGGCCGCCCCGGCCGGAAAAGGCAGGAGCCCCGTCGCCTGACGGCGCGGGGCTCCTTGGGTACTGCACTCAGAACGGATACTGCGCGCGAACGCTCAGACCGGGGTGACGTTCTCCGCCTGCGGGCCCTTCGGACCCTGCGTGACGTCGAAGCTCACCTGCTGGTTCTCTTCGAGGGAGCGGAAACCGGTCGCGTTGATTGCGGAGTAGTGGACGAAAACGTCGGGGCCGCCGCCTTCCTGGGCGATGAAACCAAAGCCCTTTTCGGCGTTGAACCACTTCACGGTTCCGGTAGCCATAAGCCCTCCTTGGGCTCAAAGGGTCGCCCTGCTCCAGAACCTGCAAGTGTGATAACGAAATCGCCGCACAACTGCATACGTCTGAAAACGACCAGAGCCCGCGGTCACATGCTCCGCAGGCTCTGTACTGCAAGGGAAACCAAACTGCAACTTGCTGGCGAGCCTAGCATGTGGGCCGCCGAATGCAATAGAGGTCAAGATCACTTCACCCGGATGTTTGAAGGTTCTGGTGAGAGGTTGACGCACCGAGATCGACAGGCCCTCACAGAAGGCCGGCGGGGACTGCGCCAATCGGGGTCGTCGGGGTCGTCGGGGTCGTGGGTGGGGGTCCGGGGCGGGCCGGGTCACGAGGTGGCGGCGGGGGTGTCCGGGGCGGGCCGGCCAAGGAGTGCGGCCAAGGAGTGGTCATGACGGAGGCGGCGGGGGCGGCGGGGGGAGTGTGCCGCGCAGGGTCTAGCCTCCCGATGTGGACATTTCTCGCACCCGGCCGCGCGTCGGCCACATCCAGTTCCTCAACTGCCTGCCCCTTTACTGGGGGCTCGCGAGAACCGGCACGCTCCTCGACTTCGAGCTGACGAAGGACACCCCGGAAAAGCTCAGCGAGCGGCTCGTGCGGGGAGAACTCGACATCGGCCCGGTCACCCTCGTCGAGTTCCTCAAGAACGCGGACGATCTGGTCGCCTTCCCCGACATCGCCGTGGGCTGCGACGGCCCGGTGATGTCGTGCGTGATCGTCTCGCAGGTCCCGCTGGACCGGCTCGACGGCGCCCGGGTCGCCCTCGGGTCGACCTCCCGCACCTCCGTACGCCTCGCCCAGCTGCTGCTGGCCGAGCGGTACGGGGTCACCCCCGACTACTACACCTGCCCGCCCGACCTGAGCCTGATGATGCAGGAGGCGGAGGCGGCGGTGCTCATCGGCGACGCCGCCCTGCGCGCGAACCTCCACGACGGCCCGCGCTACGGACTCGACGTGCACGACCTCGGCCAGCTGTGGAAGGAGTGGACGGGGCTGCCGTTCGTCTTCGCGGTCTGGGCGGCCCGGCGCGACTACCTCCGGCGCGAGCCGGACATCACCGGCAAGGTGCACGAGGCCTTCCTGGCCTCCCGCAACCTCTCCCTCGAGGAGGTCGGCAAGGTCGCCGAACAGGCGGCCCGCTGGGAGGCGTTCGACCAGGAGATCCTGGAGCAGTACTTCACCACCCTCGACTTCAGCTTCGGCGCCCCGCAACTGGCCGCGGTCGCCGAGTTCGCGCGGCGCGTCGGCCCGACGACCGGCTTCCCGGCGGACGTGAAGGTGGAGCTGTTGCGGCCGTAGCGCACTACCCTGCTGTGAGGCGTACGGGGGAGGGGGAAGCGCCATGCAGCCGCTCGAAGAGGACGAGCCCGCCACCGTGGGCCCCTACCGGCTGCTCGGCCGGCTGGGCTCCGGCGGCATGGGCCGTGTCTACCTGGGCCGCAGCGCGGGCGGCCGCACGGTCGCGGTGAAGATCGTGCACCCGCACTTCGCGCTCGACGAGGAGTTCCGCGCCCGGTTCCGCCGCGAGGTCGAGGCCGCGCGCAGGGTGGGCGGCGCCTGGACCGCACCGGTCCTGGACGCCGACCCCGGGGCGCCGGTGCCATGGGTGGCCACCGCCTACGCGGCCGGCCCCTCCCTCGCCGCGGCGGTCGCGGACGCCGGCCCGCTGCCCGGGCACTCCGTACGGGCGCTGGGGGCGGGCCTGGCCGAGGCGCTGGCGGCGGTGCACGAACTGGGCCTGGTGCACCGGGACGTGAAGCCGTCCAACGTGCTGCTCACCCTCGACGGCCCCCTGTTGATCGACTTCGGCATCGCCCGTGCCACCGACGGCACCGCGTCCCTGACCTCGACCGGCGTCTCGGTCGGCTCGCCCGGCTACATGTCGCCCGAGCAGATCCTCGGCAAGGGCGTCACGGGCGCGGCCGACGTCTTCTCCCTGGGCGCGGTGCTGGTGCACGCCGCGACGGGCGAGTCCCCGTTCCGGGGCGATTCCTCGGCGGCGCTCCTTTACAAGGTCGTCCATGAGGAGCCCGAACTGGGCTCACTGAGCGGGGACTTGCGGAACCTCGCGGCAGCCTGCCTGGCCAAGGACCCCGCCGCCCGCCCCGGCACCGGCGAGGTGGCCCGCCGCCTCGCCCCCGAGGGCGCCTCCCGCCTGATCGTGGCCGGCTGGCTCCCGTCCCGCCTGGTCGAACAGGTCAGCCGCAGCGCCGTGTCGCTCCTGAACCTGGAGGCAACGGCGCCGGACCCCCCGGCCCAGCCACCGTCCGGCCCGCTGAATTTCAGCAGGATCTCGGTCCCGGGCCCGCCCCCGAAGGCCACGGACGATCCCCCGCGGCCCGCGGAGGCCGTACCCGACGGCGGGTTCGGCCCGTCCCTGCCCGGCCCTTTCCCAGGAGCCGCCACCGGCGAGCGCCCCCAGCCCACGGAGGCCGTACCCGGCGGCGGATTCAGCCCCTCCCTGCCCGGCCCTTTCCCCGGACCCGCCACCGGCGAGCGCCCGCGGCCCGCGGAAGAGGGACTCGGCGGTGGGTTCGGACCCCCACCCTCCATGCCGGTCTCGCCGCCCCCATCCCTCCCCGCGCGGGAGGAGGCGCCCCCGCAGGGGACCACCGCACCGGTCACCGCCCGCGGCCGGTTCTCCGTCACCGTGGCCGGCGGTGCGGCGCCCGGCGCCGAAGGCCGGGGCCGCCGCCTGAGCTGCACCATGGTTCTCGTGGTCGCCAGCGCGTTGGCGGTGGTGACCACCGGTTCGGTGCTGTGGCTGCTGCCGTTCCGGGACGGCAGCGAGGACAGCGCCGGCGGGACACCGCCACCGGCCGCCACCGCGAGCGGCGACCACCGCTCCACCGGACCGACCACCGCGGGCTCGCCCGTCCCCGCCCGCTACCTCGGCACCTGGGAGGGCCAGGGCACCGCCCTCGACGGCACCCTGCCCCTCGGCGACTTCCGGCTGACCGTCCACCAGGCCGCCGTGGGCCAGGAGTTGGGCAGCCTCCACCAGACGGACCAGCTCGGCGGCATCTGCGACGACGTACTCACCCTGAAGCAGGTGACGAGTACCGAGCTGGTCGCCGTCTCCCGGGGCGCGAAGACCAACCACGCGGGTTGCAACCCGGCCCCCCACACGGTCCGCCTCGCACCGGTGGGCGAGGACATCAAGTACACGGCGGACAGCGCGGCGGAGGGAAACCCGGTGGCGCGGCTGTCGAAGGTCAAGTAGCGGCGGACCAGGGCGAATCCAGTCAATCTCCCTGCCTGTGCCCCAGGGATCTTTCTCGCCTCCGCTGTCACTACTGTGTCTGCTGCAGCGAACGACAGCACACCAACCGCTCAAGCCGCAGTGCAGCACAGGGCAACACGAAGGACGGACAAGCCCTGCGGGACGTTGCCGAAGCACACAGTGCGCACCTTGGCGGCCGGACTCGCCGCGGCTCGCGGTGATCGGCGCCCACTCATTCGTGGCGAACGACGTGAAAACCCGTAGGGCTGTGGGACGTCATCGGACGAGAGCGGCAACCCGGGCTGCCACTAGTCTCCGTCAGCTGTATCAACGAATGTGGCCACAGAGGCCAACGGGGAGGAACACCAGCATGCAGACGCTAGTCACGGTCGTGCGCGAGGGCGGTGAGCCGCACGACGTCGTGGTCACCACCGACGACACGGCAACCGCCGGAGACGTTGCGGAGGCGCTGAGGGCGGCTCTCGAGCACCCGGTGCACCCGCCCGGTGAAAACCGGGGAAACGTCGTGCCGATGCCCGGCAGATCCTCTGCCTCCCTGCCCGACTACGACGCCGCGGCATCCGGGACGTTGTCGCTGTGGGCGGACGGCGTCCCCTGCGAGCAGGGCGCCCCCGCGGTCGCCGTGCTGCGCGATGGCATGCGCGTCTCCGTCGACGACTCGATAGGCCCACTTCTGCGCCGGGGCGAGCCGGTTGGTCAGTACGAGCTCAGGGTTTCAGCCGGCCCCGCGTCGGGCCGCGTGATCCGGCTGGGTGTCGGTGTGGCCACCATCGGATCGGCGCCCACCTGCTCGCTCTCGTTGCCGGATGCCGCTGTGCCGCCGGTCGCGCTACGGCTCACCATTGATGTGCGCGGCAACGCCACGCTCACCCCTGAAGGCAGCACTGGTGTGCGACTGGACAACGAGTTGGTGGGGGCCGGGACCACCTGGCCGTTCGGCGGTGTCGTACGCGTCGGCGATTCACTCGTGGTACTCGACAAGATGTCCGAGCCCGACGCACATCTGTCCCCGATGAGCGAAGGCGGCCTCGCCTACAACCGTCCCCCGCGCCTTTCTTCACTGCGCCCCCGACGGCGGCTCGTTGTGCCGGTGCCGCCCACGAAGGGAGAGCGGGCACGCTTCCAGTTCCTCATGGCGTTCATGCCCCTGCTCTTCGGGCTGGGCATGTACTTCGTCACCAAGCAGATCTACATGCTGGCGTTCTGTCTCATGAGCCCGCTGATGATGGCGGGCCAGTGGCTGAGCGAGAACCGTGAGGGCAAGAAGAAGCACAAGACCTCGCTCAGGCGATACAAGAAGGATCTCGCCGCCCATCAGGCCGAACTGGCCGTACTGGGCAAGGAGGAGCAGCGCGCTCGCCGCGAGGACACCCCCGATCCGGCTGAGATCCTGCTCTTCGCCACCGGTCCGCGCCGCCGCCTCTGGGAGCGCCGGCTCACGGACCAGGACGCGATGCAGCTGAGAGTCGGGGTCGGCAACCTGCCCTCCGACGTCGAACTCGTCCTCGCCAACGGCATCACGTCGTACGCCGAGGACGCTCCGGAGCCTCCTATCCTGCCGGATGTGCCGGTCACCCTCCCCTTCGCCCGGGTCGGGGTCGTCGGCATCGCGGGCGACCGGACCCGAGCTCTCGCCACGGCACGGTGGCTCGGCGTACAGGCCGCCGTCCTCCACAGCCCCCGGGACCTCTCGCTCGTGACGCTCGCGGCCGCCCCGGCCGCAGGAGCCGAGTGGCAGTGGACGCACTGGCTGCCCCACACCAACCCCGATCAGGGACAGGACTGCGTGGCGTTGGTCGGCTTCGACTCGGAGGGCATCACCCGCCGGGTCAACGAGCTCCTCAACGAACTGGCCCGGCGCAAGGCGGCCCGCGAGCAGAACAACATGACGGGTCAGCTGTACCCGGACCCCAACATCCTGCTGGTCCTCGACGGAGCCCGCCTTCTGCGCCGGGTAGCCGGCATGCCCCAACTGCTCACCGAAGGACCGCAGTACGGCATCCTCGCTCTGTGCATCGACGAGGACGAGCGCCTGCTGCCCGAGGAGTGCAAGGCTGTCGTGGCCTGGGCACCCGAGGCAGCGCACCACCTGAGGGTGCGCGGGTACGGTCTGGAGTCCGCCGGGGACGTCCTGGCCGACCAGGTCACTCTGGAGTGGTGCGAACTGCTCGCCCGGTCCCTCGCGCCTGTACGCGATGTCAGCCGTGACGATGCCGACAGCAGCCTGCCCACCTCCGCCCGCCTGCTGAGTCTGCTGGGGCTGTCCGATCCCACGGGCAGGGATGTGGAGCGGATCTGGAAGGCGGGTGGCTCGACCACGGCCGCGCCCATCGGCATCGCGGCAGACGGGCCGTTCGTGCTGGACATCCGGCGAGACGGTCCGCACGCACTTGTCGCGGGTACGACGGGTGCCGGTAAGTCCGAGCTTTTGCAGACGATCATCGCCTCGCTCGCCGTCGCCAACCGCCCCGACGCCCTGAACTACGTCCTCATCGACTACAAGGGCGGCAGCGCGTTCATGGACTGCGCCCGCCTGCCGCACACCGTCGGCATGGTCAGCGACCTGGACGCGCACCTGACCGAGCGGGCCCTGGCATCCCTCGCGGCCGAACTGCACCGCCGGGAAAGGATCCTTTTCGACGCGGCCGCCAAGGACATCGAGGACTACAACGACACGCGCGAGATCCGCCCCGAGCTCGAGCCGATGCCTCGGCTCGTCCTGGTCATCGACGAGTTCGCCTCGCTCGTCGCCGAACTCCCCGACTTCGTCGCGGGCCTTGTCGACATCGCTCGCCGTGGCCGTTCCCTCGGTGTGCACCTGATCCTGGCCACACAGCGGCCGGCGGGCGTGGTCAGCGCGGACATCCGCGCCAACACCAACCTGCGGATCGCGCTACGGGTGACGGACGCGTCGGAGTCCATGGACGTCATCGACGCCCCCGACTCGGGCGCCATCGCGAAGTCCAGCCCCGGACGCATGTACGTCCGCTCCGGTGCTCAGTCCCTGGTCGGCGTGCAGTCGGCGCGTATCGGTGGCCGCCGCCCCGCCACGGGCCGTACCGGCCCCAAGGCGACGCTGCTCCACCTGCCCTGGAACGCCTACGGCCGCCCGCTGCCGAAGCCGGCGGAGTCCGAAACCGACGGCACCATGGTCACGGACTTGGCGGTCCTCGTCGACGCCGTGGCTGACGGCGCGCTGCGGATGGGCGTCGGAAAGCAGCGCAGCCCGTGGCTGGAGCCGCTGGCGCAGAAGGTGACGCTGGACGAACTGGCCACCTACGGGGGTCATTCGGCTCAGAAGGAACGCGGCGAGGACGTGCCGCCCATTCCCTTCGGCCTGATCGACCTCCCGACCCAGCAGAGCCGCAGGCCCATGGTCCTCGACCTCGTGCACGGCGAGCACACGATGCTGGTGGGCGGCGCACGCTGTGGGCGCTCGACAGCCCTACGCACGCTGGCCGGCTCCCTGGCCAGCACCACCTCCCCGTACGACGTGCACGTCTACGGCATCGACTGCGGTTCCAACGCGCTGCTGCCCTTGATGCGACTGCCGCACGTCGGAGCCGTGGTCAGCCGCGACGAGCCCGACCGGGTGCGACGCCTGGTCGACCGGCTGCTGGCCGAGATCACGAGGCGTCAGCAACTGCTGGCCATGGAAGGCGCCTCCAGCGCCGCGGAACAGCGCGCGGCCGCGGCGCCCGAGGACCGGCTCCCGTGGATGGTGCTGCTCCTCGACAGCTGGGAAGGCTTCACCTCCACCTTCGAGAGCTTCAACTACGGTCAGCTGATCGAGCTGATGCAGAGGATCTTCCGTGAAGGCTCCGCGGTGGGCCTGAAAGTGGTCATGACGGCCGACCGCAGCGGCCTGAGCGGTCATGTCTCCTCCGCCTTCGCCGAGCGGCTCGTTCTTCGTTTCGCCGACCCGAACGACTACTCCACGGCGGGCCTCCAGGCTCGCGAAGTGCCCAAGAACATGCCGCCGGGCCGAGCCTTGCGCATCACCGACGTCGGTGTCGACGAGACCCAGATCGCCCTACTGGACGACGACCCGTCGGGCCAGGCCCAGGTCCGTGCGTTGCGAGCCATCGCGGAGGAGGCCGCGTCACGCCACGGCCGCTTGCCCGCAGGGCGCCGCCCCATGCGGGTGGACGCACTGCCTTCCCGGATCACGGCCTCCGAGGCGCTGGCCTTGGACCCCGACTTCGCACCTTCGTCGCCACTGTGGGCACTGCTGGGTGTCGGCGGTGACGAACTGCACCCGGTCGGTGTCGACTTGGAGGAGAACGGTCCGGGCTTCGTCATCGCAGGCCCGCCGAAGTCCGGCCGATCGACCCTGCTGACGGCGGCGACCCAGTCACTCCTGGCGGCCGGTACCCCCGTGGTCGTCGTCACGCCGCGCCGTTCGCCGCTGCGTGATCTGGAGGGGCAAGCCGGTGTCCTGGGATTCCTCAACGCCGACAGCCGAGAGGAAGACCTCGAGGAACTGGTCGAGAACCTCGAGGGAGGCCCGTACGCCGTCGTCGTCGACGACGCGGAACTCGTCTACGACACTCGGCTCGACGAGGCCCTGGAGAGCGTGATCCGCAAGGGCGGGGACGGAGGCATCGGGCTCATCGCCGCCGGGATGACGGACAGCCTTTCGGGTCAGTACCGCGGCTTCGTCACAGAGGCCCGCAAGTCCCGGAACGGCTTGCTGCTCACCCCGCAAAGCCCCTCGGACGGAGAACTGTTCGGCATCCGGCTGCCGGCGAACAGCGGCGGCGGACCGGCCGGCAGCGGGCTGTTCGTGTCGGGAGGCTCGTTCATGCCCGTCCAGGCCGTCATGAACGACTGACGACACGGCGGCGCAGCAGCCGGGACTCCGTCCGAGCCGACGGAGTCCCGGCCACCCCTCGGCGGCGGCCGGGAATTGCGGGGAAGTTGCCAAGCGTTAGTGCGCCTCATGCTTCGATCGGCGTACAACTCGTACGATGGCCTGATGGATTCGACGCAGCCGCCCCAAGAAACTCCAGATGTTCTGGTGCTGCCCACGATGACGGATCTGCCGCGAGACGAAGACGGTGCACCGCTCCTTGAAGGCACGGTCGATGTGATGCTCATTCCTCTGCGGACGGAGTCGGGCGGGGAGCAGCTCGTCGCCCTCGCCTTCTCCACCGTGGCACGCTTGGTCGACGCGCTGGGCGAGGAACAGCCGTGGGTCGCCCTCCCGGCCGACAAGATGGAGGCGGTACTGCAAGGGTCGGGCGCCGGAGCCATTCTCATGGACCCGCGACTTCCCGGCAGTGCGGGGAATCCGACAGATGGTTGATCCGAACTTCTCGGGAATCAATCCCGAAAACCTCCTGAAAACCATCAACAACCTCGTGTCGGGCAGTAAGACCCTTCACTCGGGCAAGGGCGCGTACTTCGGTCGATTCCAGAGATTCGGACTCGATACCGGCAGTCTGACTCAGATCGATCGGATCGCCTCCTGGGTCGACGACGAACTGCCCATGCTCCGCCGCCGCCAAGCACTGGCGGACGCCATGGAGTTCAAGGGAGTGGGGCCCAGGCCGACCATGGTCCAACTGCGCGAGCCGGTCTGGACGGTGCAGCAGGCGCGGACGGAGGGCGCGGATCTGGCCAAGGAAGCCGACGCGCTCGCGGGGATGTCACCCGAGGAGGCCGGCCCGGAATTCCACCGCATCGCCGAGGAACTGGCGAAGCACAAGGGTGATCCGGACTTCGCCTCGGCGTTCTACGCCAAGATGGACCCGAACCTCGTCAAGAACCTTCCCATGGCCATCGCCCTGTCCAACGCGCCGACGGCCGAGGAGGACGCCAAGACGTTCGGTGCCGCGTTCACGGCAGCGGCGAACGCCCCCAGCCCGGCACCCGGATTCAACAAGGTGCTGGATCTCTTCCACGGTGACATCCCCGAGGACGAGCCGGGGGCGGTTTTCAACCGGGCGCTGATGCAGGGTGACGACCCCGATCTGTGGGACACCGCGTGGAAGCACCTGACGAAGGCGGTCACGGACCTGGGCGACCCCAAGGCGACGTGGACAGTGCACGCGGGGCTCGTGGCCGCCGTCATTGGCGTCCAGTCCAACCTGGCGGACAAGTTCTGGGACGAGGCGGAAGAGTTCTCGAAGGCGGCCAAGGCGGCCTATGAGAAACGAATCAACGCCATGACGCCCGCCGAGCGCGCAAGGTTCAGGAAGGAGACGAGCTTCAACGCGAAGGCCTCCAAGACAGCCTCCCGTGAGGCCGAGCGTGTCTTCTCCAAATACGGTATGGGATCGCTGTCCAGGCTCATGGAGGCCTCGGTCGGGGACGGAGTCCGCTGGTGCGCTGACAAGATCCCGTTCATCAGGGCGGCGCCTGCCGGCGCCAACGCCGGATGGCTCGGAAAGATGTTCAGAGCGGGCGGGCGGGTTCCCTTGGTGGGCACACTGCTGACGGTCGGCGGTATCGCATACGACATCGAGGTCAACCACTCGGACCCGGATGTGGCCGTCGTTTCGAACGTCGCCTCTCTCGGAGCCGGAATGGCCGGTACCTGGGCCGGCGTGGCTGCTGTGGCGGCTTGCGGGGGACCGGTCGGCTGGGGCGTGGCAGCAGGCATCGTGGTCGGTGCCGGGCTTGGTTACGCTGCCTACTACGCCCTGAACACCGATACCGGTAAGAAGGCCGTGCACGCCGTCAGTCATGCGGCCTCGGAGGTCGGCAAGGGGATAGGCCACGCGGCCAAGAAGCTCGGTGGCTGGCTAGGGCTTTGAGACGGAGAATCGTTCTCGTGGGAAAAAAGAAGCGGTCGCGGGACGAGTGGACACCGCCACCGAAATCTGCCGAACGGCTGGCCGCGGAGGCCGAGTTGCGCAAACTGCGCGCGGGTGAGCGGCAGACGCCACTGCCGCAGCGACGGCTTGTCGCGGCCATCTTCCTCATGGCCGTTGCGGCCTTCGGAGCCTTCCTGGTGCTCTGGCTTCCCTCGCACTCGCTCGTGGACGACCTGCGTTCCCGAGGAGTGTCCGTCGCCGCCGACATCGTGGCCTCGCCGCGGGACAAGTTCGGCAGTCCAGGCAATATCAGGATCCGATTCGACGATCCCGAGCGCGGGGCGCAGGAGACGGCTCTCAGTGACTGGGGAGGAAGGCGTCCTGCTGGTCTCGTCGAGGGTTCCTCCGTGTCGGTGACCTATGACCCACGGGACCCGAGCAGGGTGCTGACGACAAAGTGGGTGCAGAGCCCGCCGGCCATGACGCTGCCCATGCTGGTGTCGCTGGTGCTGGCGCCGGTCTTGCTGGCAGGTGCGATCTTCCTTGCGGTACGGCGTCACACGGTGCTGAAGGCATCAAAGGCTGAAAGGTCACACGGATGACGGATTCCGAACCTCAAGTCGCGAACCCCAGAAAAGCGGACCTGGAGAAGTTGCGCCGCGACCTCGCGAGAGACGTCGAGTCCTTCACGAAGGCGCTGCAGGGGCCGACGCGGGACATCGGCGGCGACAAGGTCTGGGTCGGAAAGAACGCTCGCGCCTGGCATCGCGAACTGGAAGGCCGCCACAAGAAGCTGGGTGAAGAGGTCGGCAAGCTGCTCCCGCTTGTCGACGCTGCCATCCGTAATGAGCCCGACAAGGTCCCAGCGGCCGAGGCCCGGCTGTACCAGAAGGGCGTCTGAGCCTCCGGAGCGCGTACACGCACCACCAGTGCCCGGACCCCAGGCTGGGACGGCCTGGGGTCCGGGCACTGACAGAAAGCGGCACGAGCAAGGGCCGCCTGGGATCAGGTGGCGCGCTCGATGTTGTCGGCGCTCGTGTTGGCCGACTTGCTGGCGTCGTGCAGGGTGTCGACCCACTTCGAGAACGTCGGCTTGACTTCGTGCCAGTCCTGGCGGAACCGGTCGGCCTTAGGGCCCTTCCAGTAGCTCTCGCTGCTGCCCGTCGCCGAGTCCAGCTCCTTGATAAGCACCTGCAGATCGTGAGACTTGCGGGCGTAGAGCTTGGAGAGCTCCCGAAGCCGATGGAGATCTGCACCGCGATCCATAGCGATCCTCCCCGTTGGTTCAAAGGCAAGCGGACTGTCCGTTTGCAACAGTGGACGCTACCTCACCATCCGTGGTCCTCGTCCAGCACTGCGGGGGATGGGGCCTTCCGGTGAACGAACGGTGATGGTCCGGCCCATGGGGCCGGGCAGGACAAGTGAGGCGGCGTCAGTACGCTGGTGGCATCGGCCAGCGGGGGAGGCTGCTATGGCAAATCCTGATATTCAG of the Streptomyces sp. NBC_01788 genome contains:
- a CDS encoding FtsK/SpoIIIE domain-containing protein translates to MQTLVTVVREGGEPHDVVVTTDDTATAGDVAEALRAALEHPVHPPGENRGNVVPMPGRSSASLPDYDAAASGTLSLWADGVPCEQGAPAVAVLRDGMRVSVDDSIGPLLRRGEPVGQYELRVSAGPASGRVIRLGVGVATIGSAPTCSLSLPDAAVPPVALRLTIDVRGNATLTPEGSTGVRLDNELVGAGTTWPFGGVVRVGDSLVVLDKMSEPDAHLSPMSEGGLAYNRPPRLSSLRPRRRLVVPVPPTKGERARFQFLMAFMPLLFGLGMYFVTKQIYMLAFCLMSPLMMAGQWLSENREGKKKHKTSLRRYKKDLAAHQAELAVLGKEEQRARREDTPDPAEILLFATGPRRRLWERRLTDQDAMQLRVGVGNLPSDVELVLANGITSYAEDAPEPPILPDVPVTLPFARVGVVGIAGDRTRALATARWLGVQAAVLHSPRDLSLVTLAAAPAAGAEWQWTHWLPHTNPDQGQDCVALVGFDSEGITRRVNELLNELARRKAAREQNNMTGQLYPDPNILLVLDGARLLRRVAGMPQLLTEGPQYGILALCIDEDERLLPEECKAVVAWAPEAAHHLRVRGYGLESAGDVLADQVTLEWCELLARSLAPVRDVSRDDADSSLPTSARLLSLLGLSDPTGRDVERIWKAGGSTTAAPIGIAADGPFVLDIRRDGPHALVAGTTGAGKSELLQTIIASLAVANRPDALNYVLIDYKGGSAFMDCARLPHTVGMVSDLDAHLTERALASLAAELHRRERILFDAAAKDIEDYNDTREIRPELEPMPRLVLVIDEFASLVAELPDFVAGLVDIARRGRSLGVHLILATQRPAGVVSADIRANTNLRIALRVTDASESMDVIDAPDSGAIAKSSPGRMYVRSGAQSLVGVQSARIGGRRPATGRTGPKATLLHLPWNAYGRPLPKPAESETDGTMVTDLAVLVDAVADGALRMGVGKQRSPWLEPLAQKVTLDELATYGGHSAQKERGEDVPPIPFGLIDLPTQQSRRPMVLDLVHGEHTMLVGGARCGRSTALRTLAGSLASTTSPYDVHVYGIDCGSNALLPLMRLPHVGAVVSRDEPDRVRRLVDRLLAEITRRQQLLAMEGASSAAEQRAAAAPEDRLPWMVLLLDSWEGFTSTFESFNYGQLIELMQRIFREGSAVGLKVVMTADRSGLSGHVSSAFAERLVLRFADPNDYSTAGLQAREVPKNMPPGRALRITDVGVDETQIALLDDDPSGQAQVRALRAIAEEAASRHGRLPAGRRPMRVDALPSRITASEALALDPDFAPSSPLWALLGVGGDELHPVGVDLEENGPGFVIAGPPKSGRSTLLTAATQSLLAAGTPVVVVTPRRSPLRDLEGQAGVLGFLNADSREEDLEELVENLEGGPYAVVVDDAELVYDTRLDEALESVIRKGGDGGIGLIAAGMTDSLSGQYRGFVTEARKSRNGLLLTPQSPSDGELFGIRLPANSGGGPAGSGLFVSGGSFMPVQAVMND
- a CDS encoding SAV_915 family protein, with product MDSTQPPQETPDVLVLPTMTDLPRDEDGAPLLEGTVDVMLIPLRTESGGEQLVALAFSTVARLVDALGEEQPWVALPADKMEAVLQGSGAGAILMDPRLPGSAGNPTDG
- a CDS encoding DUF3592 domain-containing protein, whose translation is MGKKKRSRDEWTPPPKSAERLAAEAELRKLRAGERQTPLPQRRLVAAIFLMAVAAFGAFLVLWLPSHSLVDDLRSRGVSVAADIVASPRDKFGSPGNIRIRFDDPERGAQETALSDWGGRRPAGLVEGSSVSVTYDPRDPSRVLTTKWVQSPPAMTLPMLVSLVLAPVLLAGAIFLAVRRHTVLKASKAERSHG
- a CDS encoding WXG100 family type VII secretion target gives rise to the protein MDRGADLHRLRELSKLYARKSHDLQVLIKELDSATGSSESYWKGPKADRFRQDWHEVKPTFSKWVDTLHDASKSANTSADNIERAT